The nucleotide sequence TCCTAGCGGTGACCCAATTTCAGTAGCTATCTCATCATAAGAAAGCTCTTGAAAATAGCGAAGCTTGACCAGTAAATGGTATTTAGGAGGTAGCTGGGTAACGATTTGTTGAATAATCTCAATTTTTTCGGCTTTTATGGCTTCTTCCTGTGGATCTAGGTTGCTGTCTTTTAGGTCCACATCAACACTTTCGCCGTTGTCATCCTTAAAAGCAGAATTGATACTTGTGGTGTTTAGCTTTTTCTTTCTAATAAAGTCGATACAGTTATTAGTGGCTATGCGGAACAGCCATGTGCTAAACGTATAGTCCGGGTTGAATTTTTCAAGATTCTTAAAAGCCTTGGCAAATGCTTCAATGGTAAGATCTTCTGCATCATCTACATTCCTAACCATTTTCAAAATCATGTGATAAACCGGCTTTTTGTACC is from Cytophagaceae bacterium ABcell3 and encodes:
- a CDS encoding sigma-70 family RNA polymerase sigma factor — encoded protein: MELGNREFSDKAKKDFQLIELAKNGDEKAYAELMKRYKKPVYHMILKMVRNVDDAEDLTIEAFAKAFKNLEKFNPDYTFSTWLFRIATNNCIDFIRKKKLNTTSINSAFKDDNGESVDVDLKDSNLDPQEEAIKAEKIEIIQQIVTQLPPKYHLLVKLRYFQELSYDEIATEIGSPLGTVKAQLHRARELLYDLVKNSRDHI